A single genomic interval of Antarcticibacterium arcticum harbors:
- the obgE gene encoding GTPase ObgE — MTEGNFVDYVKIHVASGKGGQGSAHLRREKYVAKGGPDGGDGGRGGHVILKGNKNLWTLFHLKFKRHVRAEHGEHGSKQTSTGADGADQYIEVPLGTVIRDTETQEILHEITEDGQEIIVAKGGKGGQGNAHFKTATNQTPRYAQPGMEGEEIDITLELKILADVGLVGFPNAGKSTLLSVITAAKPKIADYEFTTLKPNLGIVEYRDYQTFVVADIPGIIEGAAEGKGIGHRFLRHIERNSTLLFLIPADAPDITKQYEILLDELRRYNPEMLDKDRLVAISKSDMLDEELKAELKEELDNKLKAPYMFISAVAQQGLTQLKDKLWEMLNR, encoded by the coding sequence ATGACTGAAGGGAATTTTGTTGATTATGTAAAAATACATGTGGCTTCCGGAAAAGGAGGGCAGGGATCGGCACATTTGCGTCGCGAAAAATATGTGGCCAAAGGCGGACCCGATGGGGGAGATGGAGGACGTGGAGGTCATGTTATTTTAAAAGGAAATAAAAATCTCTGGACCCTGTTTCATTTAAAATTTAAACGGCACGTGCGCGCTGAGCATGGAGAGCACGGAAGTAAGCAAACCAGTACGGGAGCTGATGGGGCCGATCAATATATTGAAGTGCCATTGGGAACCGTGATAAGAGATACTGAGACCCAGGAGATCCTTCATGAGATCACAGAGGATGGACAGGAAATAATAGTTGCCAAAGGTGGAAAAGGGGGGCAGGGTAATGCCCATTTTAAAACTGCCACTAATCAAACCCCCAGATATGCGCAACCCGGGATGGAAGGGGAGGAGATAGATATTACCCTGGAACTAAAGATACTTGCAGATGTAGGTTTGGTTGGTTTTCCAAATGCCGGTAAATCTACCTTGCTTTCAGTAATAACGGCTGCGAAGCCCAAGATTGCCGATTATGAATTTACTACCCTGAAGCCAAATTTAGGTATTGTGGAATACCGCGATTACCAAACTTTTGTAGTTGCAGATATTCCGGGAATAATCGAGGGTGCAGCAGAAGGAAAAGGGATAGGTCATCGCTTTTTAAGACATATTGAACGGAACTCTACATTGTTGTTTTTGATTCCTGCAGATGCACCGGATATCACTAAACAGTACGAGATCCTGTTGGATGAATTAAGACGTTATAATCCGGAAATGCTGGACAAAGACCGTTTGGTAGCCATTTCTAAAAGCGATATGCTTGATGAGGAGTTAAAAGCTGAGCTTAAGGAGGAATTGGATAACAAACTAAAAGCCCCTTATATGTTTATTTCAGCGGTTGCCCAGCAGGGATTAACACAACTTAAGGATAAACTTTGGGAAATGCTCAATAGGTAA
- a CDS encoding DUF4136 domain-containing protein gives MKFPKYIIGLFLAVSCNTPQAVYDYDEKVNFTTLNTYQIYPDLATNLNQLDDQRIISILNEKLAQKGLRTSETPQIYVNFYSSIYETPNRNTLGVGVGGSGRNVGVGVSGGIPLGGADTYLRLTLDFIDVKNDALIWQAEVEGLFNNSSTPQKREESLRVMIEKALKGYPPKK, from the coding sequence ATGAAATTTCCAAAATATATCATTGGATTATTCTTAGCGGTCTCATGTAATACCCCCCAGGCGGTTTATGATTATGACGAAAAGGTAAATTTTACCACTTTAAATACATATCAGATCTATCCGGATCTGGCGACCAATCTTAACCAACTGGACGATCAAAGGATCATTTCCATTCTTAATGAGAAATTGGCTCAAAAAGGGCTAAGGACTTCAGAGACTCCGCAGATCTATGTGAACTTTTATTCATCTATCTATGAAACTCCCAACCGCAACACCTTAGGGGTGGGAGTAGGAGGTAGTGGGCGAAATGTTGGAGTAGGAGTTTCCGGCGGAATTCCTTTAGGAGGTGCCGATACTTACCTGAGATTAACACTGGATTTTATTGATGTAAAAAATGATGCCCTTATCTGGCAGGCAGAAGTTGAAGGTCTTTTTAATAATTCTTCTACTCCTCAAAAAAGAGAGGAAAGCCTGCGGGTAATGATAGAAAAGGCGCTTAAAGGATATCCTCCTAAAAAGTAA
- a CDS encoding OmpA family protein — MKNLYSTILIILISFSGFAQSSEIKKGDRFFAQRAYIDAADAYEKVSNKDKKVLQNLGDAYFYTNQMENAAEVYQVLFLRHAAEVEPQYKFRYAHALMGANNPTEADKYFSEYHGEDFNFEEFRKEMDTTVSHVYTTNQVMNNAAAADFGIGYYGDKVTFSSTRNMERPIYPWNKKPMLDLYTADVDDDGQLSNIVLFPGAINTDTHESSATFSQDGMTMYFDRTNDKRVKNEDDERVAHIRIYRAQNVDGNWTNIEALPFTSDEYSTEHPSLSADGKQLYFASDMPGSLGSFDLYVVDINEDGTYGTPRNLGPGVNTAHREQFPFISEENVLYFSSDGHQGFGNLDIYSTEGNFSEVKNLGTSINSANDDFAFVIREGQNEGWFASNRRGTDNLYSFSREDYTPPVVAIEERETNTETGRQQLRDVGNIYFDFDKSTIKEESKVTLNKVVDIMKKYPTLEIEIGSHADARGTDSYNMALSERRAAATLEYLVSQGIERDRLTSKGFGESMPLNDCTRPTGCTSAQYAKNRRSEFTIMN, encoded by the coding sequence ATGAAAAATTTATATAGTACAATTTTAATAATCCTTATAAGTTTTTCAGGGTTTGCACAAAGCTCTGAAATTAAAAAAGGTGACCGGTTTTTTGCTCAGAGAGCATATATCGATGCTGCCGATGCTTATGAGAAAGTATCAAACAAGGACAAGAAAGTGCTTCAGAATTTAGGTGACGCATATTTCTATACCAATCAAATGGAAAATGCTGCCGAGGTTTACCAGGTACTTTTTCTTAGACATGCTGCAGAAGTTGAACCTCAGTACAAATTCAGGTATGCACATGCTTTAATGGGAGCCAACAATCCTACAGAAGCAGATAAGTACTTCAGTGAATATCACGGAGAGGACTTTAATTTCGAAGAGTTCCGCAAGGAAATGGACACAACTGTATCTCATGTTTATACCACTAATCAGGTAATGAACAATGCAGCGGCCGCTGATTTTGGAATTGGTTATTATGGAGATAAGGTTACTTTTTCCTCAACAAGGAATATGGAAAGACCTATTTATCCATGGAACAAAAAGCCAATGCTGGATCTTTACACTGCAGACGTGGATGATGACGGACAGTTATCAAACATCGTTCTTTTTCCCGGAGCGATCAATACAGACACTCACGAGAGTTCAGCTACTTTTAGCCAGGACGGAATGACAATGTATTTTGATCGTACCAATGATAAAAGAGTGAAAAATGAGGATGACGAGAGGGTAGCACACATTAGAATTTACCGTGCTCAAAACGTAGATGGTAACTGGACAAATATTGAGGCACTGCCTTTTACAAGTGATGAGTATTCAACTGAACACCCAAGCCTGAGTGCAGATGGGAAACAGTTATACTTTGCGAGTGATATGCCGGGTTCATTAGGATCTTTTGACTTGTATGTAGTAGACATTAATGAAGATGGTACATATGGTACTCCAAGAAACCTTGGTCCTGGGGTGAATACTGCTCACAGAGAACAATTCCCTTTTATTAGTGAAGAGAACGTTTTATACTTTTCTTCAGATGGACACCAGGGATTTGGAAATCTTGATATCTACAGCACCGAAGGGAATTTTTCAGAAGTAAAAAACCTTGGAACTTCAATTAACAGTGCCAATGATGATTTCGCTTTTGTAATTCGTGAAGGTCAAAATGAAGGATGGTTTGCTTCCAACAGAAGAGGTACAGATAATTTATACAGCTTCTCAAGAGAAGATTACACTCCTCCAGTTGTTGCAATTGAGGAAAGAGAAACCAATACCGAAACCGGAAGACAGCAATTGAGAGATGTTGGAAATATTTATTTCGACTTTGATAAATCTACCATTAAAGAAGAGTCTAAAGTTACTCTTAATAAAGTGGTAGACATTATGAAGAAATACCCAACTCTTGAGATTGAAATAGGATCTCACGCAGATGCCAGAGGAACGGACAGCTACAACATGGCTCTTTCAGAAAGGCGTGCAGCAGCGACTCTTGAATACCTTGTAAGCCAGGGAATAGAAAGAGATCGTTTAACCTCTAAAGGATTTGGTGAATCAATGCCATTAAATGATTGTACACGACCTACAGGCTGTACCAGCGCGCAATACGCCAAGAACAGACGTAGTGAGTTCACAATAATGAATTAA
- a CDS encoding adenylate kinase produces the protein MIQLHDLKFEPFISEEKITASIDRMAREINRDFKDKNPVFLGVLNGAFMVASEIIKRFEDNCEVTFVKLGSYEGTSTSGNVETLIGLSHSLEGREVIVIEDIVDTGNTLAAIDRILKSKKVAGYKIATLFFKPEAYKKDYKIDYTGMEIPNDFIVGYGLDYDGLGRNLTQIYKLKQERMTNLVLFGPPGAGKGTQATVLKEKYQLVHISTGDVFRYNIKNATELGRNAKSFMDKGHLVPDDVTISMLEAEVDKNPEAKGFIFDGFPRTAAQAEALADLMSKKNTEVSAMIALEVDDEVLVERLLGRGKTSGRADDADESIIRNRIKVYYEETAILKQYYLKEDKYYGVNGVGSVEEITQRISEVIDNLQGK, from the coding sequence TTGATCCAGCTGCACGACTTAAAGTTCGAACCATTTATTTCTGAAGAAAAAATAACCGCTTCCATTGATAGAATGGCGCGGGAAATTAACAGGGATTTTAAAGACAAAAATCCCGTTTTCCTGGGTGTTCTAAATGGGGCATTTATGGTAGCTTCTGAAATTATTAAAAGATTCGAAGATAATTGTGAAGTAACTTTTGTTAAACTTGGGTCGTATGAAGGTACTTCAACCTCCGGAAATGTGGAAACCCTTATTGGTTTGAGCCATAGCCTAGAAGGGAGGGAGGTAATTGTGATCGAGGATATAGTAGATACCGGAAATACACTGGCTGCAATAGACAGGATATTGAAAAGCAAAAAAGTGGCGGGTTATAAGATTGCTACACTTTTCTTTAAACCAGAAGCCTATAAAAAGGATTATAAGATCGATTATACAGGAATGGAGATTCCCAATGATTTTATTGTGGGATATGGTTTGGATTATGATGGACTTGGACGTAACCTCACTCAAATTTATAAACTTAAACAAGAGCGCATGACGAATTTGGTATTGTTTGGCCCTCCCGGTGCGGGAAAGGGAACCCAGGCAACGGTTTTAAAGGAAAAATATCAATTGGTACATATTTCAACCGGAGATGTTTTCAGGTACAATATAAAAAATGCAACTGAACTGGGGCGCAATGCAAAATCTTTTATGGATAAAGGTCACCTGGTGCCGGACGATGTAACTATAAGCATGCTCGAAGCTGAAGTGGATAAAAATCCGGAGGCTAAAGGTTTTATTTTTGACGGTTTTCCACGAACTGCTGCCCAGGCAGAAGCTTTGGCAGATCTTATGTCTAAAAAGAATACCGAAGTTTCAGCTATGATAGCATTGGAAGTTGATGATGAGGTTCTGGTAGAGCGGCTTTTGGGAAGGGGTAAAACTTCCGGTCGGGCTGATGATGCTGATGAGTCTATTATTAGAAACAGGATAAAAGTTTATTATGAAGAGACTGCTATTTTAAAACAATATTACCTGAAAGAGGATAAGTATTATGGAGTAAATGGAGTAGGCAGTGTAGAAGAAATTACGCAACGTATTAGTGAAGTGATTGATAATTTGCAGGGGAAATAA